One stretch of Kogia breviceps isolate mKogBre1 chromosome 18, mKogBre1 haplotype 1, whole genome shotgun sequence DNA includes these proteins:
- the AARS1 gene encoding alanine--tRNA ligase, cytoplasmic, with the protein MDSTLTASEIRQRFIDFFKRNEHTYVHSSATIPLDDPTLLFANAGMNQFKPIFLNTVDPSHPMAKLSRAANTQKCIRAGGKHNDLDDVGKDVYHHTFFEMLGSWSFGDYFKELACKMALELLTQEFGIPLERLYVTYFGGDEPAGLEPDLECKQIWHSLGLDDSKILPGNMKDNFWEMGDTGPCGPCSEIHYDRIGGRDAAHLVNQDDPNVLEIWNLVFIQYNRETDGILKPLPKKSIDTGMGLERLVSVLQNKMSNYDTDLFVPYFEAIQKGTGARPYTGKVGADDADGIDMAYRVLADHARTITVALADGGRPDNAGRGYVLRRILRRAVRYSHEKLNASRGFFATLADVVVQSLGDAFPELKKDPDMVKDIINEEEVQFLKTLSRGRRILDRKIQSLGDSKTIPGDTAWLLYDTYGFPVDLTGLIAEEKGLVVDMDGFEEERKLAQLKSQGKGAGGEDLIMLDIYAIEELREKGLEATDDSPKYNYHSDSTGSYVFESAVATVMALRRDKMFVEEVSTGQECGVVLDKTCFYAEQGGQIYDEGYLVKVDDSSEDKTEFTVKNAQVRGGYVLHTGTIYGSLKVGDQVRLFIDEPRRRPVMSNHTATHILNFALRSVLGEADQRGSLVAPDRLRFDFTAKGAMSTQQIKKAEEIANEMIEAAKPVYTQDCPLAAAKGIQGLRAVFDETYPDPVRVVSIGVPVSELLDDPSGPAGSLTSVEFCGGTHLQNSSHAGAFVIVSEEAIAKGIRRIVAVTGAEAQKALRKAESLEKSLSVMEAKVKAQTAPNKEVQREIADLGEALATAVIPQWQKDEFRENLRSLKKIMDDLDRANKADVQKRVLEKTKQLIDSSPNQPLVILEMESGASAKALNEALKLFKTHSPKTSAMLFTVDNEAGKITCLCQVPQNAANRGLKASEWVQQVSGLMDGKGGGKDVSAQATGKNVGCLQEALQLATSFAQLHLGDVKN; encoded by the exons ATGGACTCAACCCTAACAGCAAGTGAAATCCGACAGCGTTTTATAGATTTCTTCAAGAGAAATGAACACACCTACGTTCACTCATCTGCCACCATCCCTTTGGATGATCCCACTTTGCTCTTTGCCAACGCAGGCATGAACCAG TTCAAACCCATCTTTCTGAATACTGTTGACCCATCTCACCCTATGGCAAAGCTGAGCAGAGCTGCCAATACCCAGAAATGCATCCGGGCTGGGGGCAAACACAATGACCTGGACGATGTGGGCAAGGATGTCTATCATCACACCTTCTTTGAGATGTTAGGCTCCTGGTCTTTTGGAGATTACTTCAAG GAATTGGCATGTAAGATGGCTCTAGAACTTCTCACCCAAGAGTTTGGCATTCCACTTGAAAGACTGTACGTTACTTACTTTGGGGGGGATGAACCAGCTGGCTTAGAACCAGACCTGGAGTGCAAACAGATCTGGCACAGCTTGGG CCTGGATGACAGCAAAATCCTCCCAGGCAACATGAAGGATAACTTCTGGGAGATGGGTGACACGGGCCCTTGTGGTCCCTGCAGTGAGATCCACTACGACCGGATTGGTGGTCGGGATGCGGCGCACCTCGTCAACCAGGATGACCCCAATGTGCTGGAGATCTGGAACCTCGTGTTCATCCAGTATAACAG GGAAACCGATGGCATTCTGAAACCTCTTCCCAAGAAAAGCATTGACACAGGGATGGGCCTGGAGCGACTAGTGTCTGTGCTGCAGAATAAAATGTCCAACTATGACACTGACCTTTTTGTCCCTTACTTTGAAGCCATTCAGAAG GGCACAGGTGCTCGGCCATACACTGGGAAGGTTGGTGCTGATGATGCTGACGGGATCGACATGGCCTACCGGGTGCTGGCCGACCACGCTCGGACCATCACCGTGGCCCTGGCTGATGGTGGCCGGCCTGACAACGCAGGGCGGGG GTATGTGTTGAGACGGATTCTCCGCCGGGCTGTTCGATACTCCCATGAGAAACTCAACGCCAGCAGGGGTTTCTTTGCGACATTAGCAGATGTTGTCGTCCAGTCCCTG GGAGATGCATTTCCTGAGCTAAAGAAGGACCCAGATATGGTGAAGGACATCATTAATGAAGAAGAAGTGCAATTTCTCAAGACGCTCAGCAGAGGGCGTCGCATCCTAGACAGGAAAATTCAGAGCCTGGGAGATAGCAAAACCATTCCCG GGGACACTGCTTGGCTCCTCTATGACACCTATGGGTTTCCAGTGGATCTTACTGGACTGATTGCTGAAGAGAAGGGCCTGGTGGTAGATATGGATGGCTttgaagaggagaggaagctggCTCAG CTGAAATCACAGGGCAAGGGAGCTGGTGGGGAAGACCTCATTATGCTGGACATTTATGCTATTGAAGAGCTCCGGGAAAAGGGTCTGGAGGCAACAGATGATTCCCCAAAGTATAATTACCATTCGGACTCCACTGGGAGCTACG TGTTTGAGAGTGCGGTGGCTACAGTGATGGCTCTGCGCAGGGACAAGATGTTTGTGGAGGAAGTGTCCACGGGCCAGGAGTGTGGAGTGGTGCTGGACAAGACCTGTTTCTATGCTGAGCAAGGAGGGCAGATCTACGACGAAGGCTACCTGGTGAAGGTCGATGACAGCAGCGAAGAC AAAACTGAGTTTACGGTGAAGAACGCTCAGGTCCGAGGAGGGTATGTCCTGCACACAGGAACAATCTATGGCAGCCTGAAAGTGGGGGATCAGGTCCGGCTGTTTATTGATGAG CCCCGACGGAGGCCTGTCATGAGCAACCACACAGCCACCCACATCCTCAACTTCGCCCTGCGTTCCGTGCTTGGGGAGGCTGACCAGAGAGGCTCCCTGGTTGCTCCTGACCGCCTTCGGTTTGACTTCACCGCCAAGGGGGCCATGTCCACCCAACAGATCAAGAAGGCCGAGGAGATTGCAAACGAGATGATCGAAGCAGCCAAG CCTGTCTACACCCAGGATTGTCCTCTGGCAGCAGCTAAAGGCATCCAGGGCCTGCGGGCTGTGTTTGATGAGACCTATCCTGACCCTGTGCGAGTCGTCTCTATTGGGGTCCCGGTGTCTGAGCTGTTGGATGACCCCTCCGGTCCTGCTGGCTCGCTCACTTCTGTTGAGTTCTGTGGGGGAAC GCATCTGCAGAATTCGAGTCACGCGGGAGCTTTTGTGATTGTGAGTGAAGAAGCCATTGCCAAGGGCATCCGGAGGATTGTTGCTGTCACAGGTGCCGAAGCCCAGAAG GCGCTCAGGAAAGCGGAGAGCTTGGAGAAATCTCTCTCTGTCATGGAGGCCAAAGTGAAGGCCCAGACTGCGCCAAATAAGGAGGTGCAGAGGGAGATCGCGGACCTCGGCGAG GCTCTGGCCACCGCAGTCATCCCTCAGTGGCAGAAGGACGAATTCCGGGAGAATCTCAGATCCCTGAAGAAAATCATGGATGACCTAGACCGGGCTAACAAAGCCGATGTCCAGAAGCGG GTGCTGGAGAAGACAAAGCAGCTCATTGACAGCAGCCCCAACCAGCCCCTTGTCATCCTGGAGATGGAGAGCGGCGCCTCGGCCAAG GCCCTGAATGAAGCCTTGAAGCTCTTCAAGACGCATTCCCCCAAGACGTCTGCCATGCTTTTCACAGTGGATAATGAGGCTGGCAAGATCACGTGCTTGTGTCAAGTCCCCCAG AATGCAGCCAACCGGGGCCTGAAAGCCAGTGAGTGGGTGCAACAGGTGTCAGGTCTGATGGATGGCAAAGGTGGAGGCAAAGATGTGTCCGCTCAGGCCACGGGCAAGAACGTGGGCTGCCTGCAGGAGGCGCTGCAGCTGGCCACCTCCTTTGCCCAGCTCCACCTGGGAGATGTGAAGAACTGA
- the EXOSC6 gene encoding exosome complex component MTR3, protein MPGDNRRIRGPEDSQPPQLYATDEDEVPTARDPTRLRPVYARAGLLSQAKGSAYLEAGGTKVLCAVSGPRQVEGGERGGGPAGAGGETPAALRGRLLCDFRRAPFSGRRRRAPPGGSEERELALALQEALEPAVRLGRYPRAQVEVSALLLEDGGSALAAALTAAAIALADAGIEMYDLVVGCGLSRAPGPEPIWLLDPTLLEEERAAAGLTVALMPVLNQVAGLLGSGEGGPTESWAEAVRLGLEGCQRLYPVLQQCLVRAARRRGAATLP, encoded by the coding sequence ATGCCCGGGGACAACCGCCGCATCCGCGGGCCCGAGGACTCGCAGCCGCCGCAGTTGTACGCGACCGACGAGGACGAGGTGCCGACCGCTCGCGACCCGACGCGGCTCCGGCCTGTGTACGCGCGCGCCGGGCTGTTGAGCCAGGCCAAGGGCTCGGCCTACCTGGAAGCGGGAGGCACCAAGGTGCTGTGTGCAGTGTCCGGTCCACGCCAGGTAGAGGGCGGTGAGCGCGGTGGCGGCCCGGCCGGAGCGGGCGGCGAGACCCCGGCCGCGCTGCGGGGCCGCCTGCTCTGCGACTTTCGCCGCGCGCCCTTCTCGGGCCGCCGGCGCCGCGCTCCCCCGGGTGGCAGCGAGGAGCGTGAGCTGGCGCTGGCGCTGCAGGAGGCGCTCGAGCCGGCCGTTCGCCTGGGCCGCTACCCGCGCGCGCAAGTCGAGGTGTCGGCGCTGTTGCTCGAGGACGGCGGCTCGGCGCTGGCCGCCGCGCTCACGGCTGCCGCGATCGCCCTGGCCGACGCGGGCATCGAGATGTACGACCTCGTGGTGGGCTGCGGCTTAAGCCGCGCGCCGGGGCCCGAGCCCATCTGGCTGCTGGACCCCACGCTGCTAGAGGAGGAGCGCGCCGCCGCCGGCCTCACCGTGGCGCTTATGCCGGTGCTCAACCAGGTGGCCGGGCTGCTGGGCAGCGGGGAGGGCGGCCCGACCGAGAGCTGGGCGGAGGCCGTGCGCCTGGGTCTCGAGGGCTGCCAGCGCCTCTACCCCGTTTTGCAGCAGTGCTTAGTACGGGCCGCCCGCCGGAGGGGCGCCGCCACGCTGCCCTGA